The following proteins are encoded in a genomic region of Arthrobacter jiangjiafuii:
- the gap gene encoding type I glyceraldehyde-3-phosphate dehydrogenase has product MTTRVGINGFGRIGRNYFRAALEQNADLEIVAVNDLTSPEALGHLLKYDSVTGRIGADVEVRGGDLVVGGKTIKVLAERDPANLPWKDLGVDVVIESTGFFTKAEDAKKHLDAGAKKVLISAPGKGADRTIVMGVNDGDYNPATDNIVSNASCTTNCLGPLAKVIHEAFGIERGLMTTVHAYTADQNLQDGPHRDLRRARAAALNIVPTSTGAAKAIGLVLPELEGKLDGFALRVPVPTGSVTDLTVTLAREASVDEINSAYKAASDGALNGILRYTDEPIVSSDIVTDPASCIFDSGLTRVMGNEVKVVGWYDNEWGYSCRLVDLTALVGSKL; this is encoded by the coding sequence GTGACTACTCGTGTTGGAATCAACGGCTTCGGACGCATTGGGCGAAACTACTTCCGCGCCGCACTGGAGCAGAACGCCGACCTTGAAATCGTGGCCGTCAACGACCTCACCAGCCCCGAAGCCCTGGGCCACCTGCTGAAGTACGATTCCGTCACCGGCCGCATCGGTGCCGACGTCGAAGTCCGCGGCGGCGACCTGGTTGTAGGCGGCAAGACCATCAAGGTCCTCGCCGAGCGGGATCCCGCCAACCTCCCGTGGAAGGACCTGGGCGTAGACGTCGTCATCGAGTCCACCGGGTTCTTCACCAAGGCCGAGGATGCGAAAAAGCACCTCGACGCCGGAGCCAAGAAGGTCCTGATTTCAGCTCCGGGCAAGGGAGCGGACCGGACCATCGTGATGGGCGTGAACGACGGCGACTACAACCCGGCCACCGACAACATCGTCTCCAACGCCTCCTGCACCACCAATTGCCTGGGTCCGCTGGCCAAGGTGATCCATGAGGCCTTCGGCATTGAGCGCGGCCTGATGACCACGGTGCACGCCTACACCGCCGACCAGAACCTGCAGGACGGACCGCACCGCGACCTGCGCCGCGCCCGTGCTGCGGCACTGAACATCGTGCCCACCTCAACCGGCGCCGCCAAGGCGATCGGCCTGGTCCTTCCGGAGCTGGAAGGCAAGCTGGACGGCTTCGCGCTGCGCGTGCCCGTACCCACCGGATCGGTCACCGACCTCACAGTGACGCTGGCCCGGGAGGCCTCGGTCGACGAGATCAACAGCGCCTACAAGGCGGCGTCGGACGGAGCACTCAACGGCATCCTGCGCTACACCGACGAGCCCATCGTGTCCTCGGACATCGTCACCGATCCAGCGTCGTGCATCTTCGACTCCGGACTGACCCGCGTGATGGGCAACGAGGTCAAGGTGGTGGGCTGGTACGACAACGAGTGGGGTTACTCCTGCCGCCTGGTGGACCTGACCGCGCTCGTCGGCTCCAAGCTCTAA